Sequence from the Candidatus Krumholzibacteriota bacterium genome:
TCTTCTATTTCGTTTAAAAGTTCGACTTTGAATTGCTGGCCACCGGAAGAAAAGAGCTCGATCGCCTTTTCCTTTTCGATGACCTCCCTGACAAACTCAAGACCGCCGTTTTTCAGAAGATCTTTCATCTTCTCCTCGATAGCTTCGAGATCTTCCGGCGTGAACCGCCTGTCTAAAAGAAAATCGTAATAGAACCCTTCTTGTATCGAGGGGCCTATGGCGAACCTGACATCATTGAAAAGTTCATGGACGGCAAGAGCCATGAGGTGTGAGGTGCTGTGCCTGAGTATATCGAGACCTTCGGGATCATCGATCGTTATGACAGTAAAATCGCCTCCCACTGTTATATCTTCCCGCAAATCGAAGAGCCGGCCGTCTATCCGCGCGGCCACAGCCTTTTTACTTACTGACCTTGGAAGTTTGCCGAGAAGCTCTTTTACGGGCAAGCCTTTTTCGATTTCGTCTTTTGATCCATCCGGATATATTATCTCGACCATTTTATGATTATCCACCTTACAGGGAATTTCAGGGGAATGGTGGGCGATACTGGAATTGAACCAGTGACCCCCTGCATGTCAAGCAGGTACTCTAACCATCTGAGCTAATCGCCCACACACCATCTTTGCTGAATCTTATGAAATAAATCACCTACGAGCAACTAAATAATCATTTTCGGCAATTATTTCTTCTCTTCGTCATCAATTACCTCAAATTCAGCATCGACGACCTGATCATCCTTGTCTTCCTTTTCCCCGCCAGAAGAAGATCCGCCCTGCTGCTTCGGTTCCTGGTGTTGCTGCTCGCCGGCCGCGCTCTGATACATCGCCTGGGCCGCTTTCTGCCAGATCGCGTTGTGGGAATCGATCGCCTGTTTGATCCGTTCCTTATCTTCAGTCTTTGAAGCTTCTTTGAGTTCCTCGAGAGATTTTCGCATTTCATCGAAATCCGAGGATGGGATCTTTTCCTTGTACTCTTCCATCTGTTTTTCGGTCTGGTAACTCAGCTGGTCCGCCTGGTTGCGCAGATCTATCATCTCGCGGTTTGCCTTGTCCTCAGCGGCATGTTCTTCAGCTTCGTGAACCATCCGTTCTATATCGTCTTCAGACAAACCGCTTGAAGCCTGGATGATTATCTTCTGTTCTTTTCCGGTAGCCTTGTCTTTTGCCGTGACATTCAGTATGCCGTTGGCATCTATATCAAACGTTACCTCGATCTGCGGTATCCCTCTCTGGGCGGGAGGAATGCCGGCAAGCTGGAATCGTCCTATCGATTTGTTCGCGGCGGCCATCTCCCTCTCTCCCTGCAGGACATGGATCTCCACAGTAGTCTGGTTGTCAGCCGCAGTTGAGAATATCTCGCTTTTTGTTGTCGGGATCGTCGAGTTCCTGTTGATAAGTCTCGTCATCACTCCGCCGAGAGTCTCAATCCCCAGAGAGAGCGGGGTAACGTCTAGAAGAAGCACGTCATGCACATCTCCCGCAAGAACGCCACCCTGGATAGCCGCGCCCAGCGCGACTACTTCATCGGGGTTTACTCCCTCATGCGGTTCTTTTCCGAATATCTCTTTTACCTTGGCCTTTACCGCGGGAATCCTTGTTGTCCCGCCAACAAGGATGACCTCATCGATCTCTGAGAGATTGATCTTGGCGTCCTTTATCGCGTTCTTGCATGGCTGTACTGTCCTTTCGATCAGGCTGTCGGTGAGAGATTCGAACTTCGCTCTCGAGAGTTTGACATTCAGGTGCTTCGGACCTGCCGCGTCGGCAGTTATGAAGGGTAGATTGATGTCCGTCTGAGTTACTGTCGACAGTTCACATTTGGCTTTTTCGGCAGCTTCTCTCAACCTTTGCAGAGCCATGGGATCTGTCGTCAGGTCTATACCCTGATCCTTTTTGAATTCCTCGGAAAGCCATTCGATTATCTTCTGGTCGAAGTCGTCTCCTCCAAGATGCCCATCTCCGTTCGTCGCTTTTACCTCGAATACATTCTCGCCCAGTTCAAGCACCGATACATCAAAAGTACCGCCACCAAGGTCGAAGACCACTATGGTCTTTTCCCCTTTCTTTTCGAGTCCGTAGGCGAGAGACGCCGCTGTAGGTTCGTTGATGATCCTCTCGACCTCAAGCCCTGCTATCTTGCCCGCATCTTTGGTGGCCTGTCTCTGGCTGTCGTTAAAATACGCGGGGACGGTAATTACTGCTTTTGTTACTTTTTCGCCGAGATATTTTTCCGCGGCTTCCTTCAGATACTGAAGCACCATGGCAGAGATCTCCGGTGGCGAATATTCCTTGCCCCCCGCTTCTACTCTGACATCGCCAGAAGGTCCTTTCTTTATCTTGTACGAGACTTCCGATATCTCCGTCGATACTTCCGAGAATTTTCTTCCCATGAATCGTTTTATAGAATAAATAGTATCTTCGGGATTTGTGATCGCCTGCCTTTTAGCAAGCATCCCGACAAGCTTCTGAGAATCCTTGAATCCGACTATCGAAGGAGTGGTCCTTCCGCCTTCCGGATTAGGGATTATTACCGGCTCTCCACCCTCTATGACAGATACGCACGAGTTTGTAGTCCCAAGGTCAATTCCGATTATTTTTGACATTTCGTTCTCCCTCTGAAAATAATAAGTTTAAATATTCCAGAATACTAACTTCAATAAGCATGCCAATTAGGGCAAAATAGAGGCCTACATATCATATTGCAATATAACAAATTAGGATTATATCAATTGTCCATGGCAGAAATGGCAAAACTCACGCCATGACAGAAGCTGCCATAGATGCCATTATGGCGTATTATGGCAGGCTCAGAGAGGTCAGTCCTTAGCATCGCTTTCAGAGTCGTCCTCCCCCATCGCGCACTTTATCTCCCCGTTTTCAAGACGCAACTGTATCTCGAGACATATATCATAGTTTCTTTTTGCAATATCGCTGTACTCGTAAAATACGCACCTGTTGTCTCTCGAACACCTGTTCTTTTTCCGGCATATCCTCAGCTGTTCATAGAACCAGGATTCGATATATTCTCCTTTCCCGACATCCCATCTCTCTCCTCCCCTTTCCACATCATGCTCATGATGGTACGGGAAAAGCTTTTTCCTCATATCGCGTATCAGTTTTTCAAGCCGCCTCATTTTACCACCCGCATGATCATGCCTGTGCGTCGTTCCCCTTTAAAGATAATACACTTTTGATGACCGGCAATAGCTCATTACTAATTCAAATCTTCCCTGACAATAGTGGTAAGATTCTCCCTTGTATTGATCGAGGGGTCATCTATCACCATTTCAAGGAGCGCGTCGAGTATTTCTCCGATCCTTTTACCTGAAGCTTTGCCGGTGATCTTCATGATATCATTACCGTTTATCGCGAGATCCTTTATCTTGAATACCGAATCGGCAGCAAGTACGTCATCGACCCTTTTTCGAGAGATTCCGACTTCCCTGCCGATATCAAGATCCCCTCTCGAAAGACCATCGGCCATCCTCAGGCTGAAAAGATCCTCAATCGCTTCAACACCGACTCTCGCAATGAACCTTCTCACCGCGGCGTCAGACCATTCATCGGTTATATAGAACATGTGATGAAGCACCAGATGGGACACGTACTTTACGAAAGAATTCGGAAAGATGAGCCGTCTGAGTATTTCTGTGGCGATCTTTGAACTCTCCAGTTCATGCCGGTAAAATATCACCCTGCCATCTTTCTCCTGTTTCATCTTCTTTTTTCCAAGATCATGGAGCAAGGCAGCCCACCTGACTTCTTGACGCTTTCCGGCAAGGTCACAACTCTTCACGCTGTGCATGAAAATATCATCTATATGGTATTCGTTCTGTTCTATTCCCCACGTCTCATCAAGTTCAGGAATAATAAAATCGAGTATCCCTCTTTCATGCATAAAAATGAAGCCATCTCCCGGTTTTTCCGCGTACCTCATCATTTTTTCAAGTTCCAGCCTTATCCTCTCGTTCGAGACGGTCTCAAGAGCGGGAGCGTACCTGGCCATCAGTTTTCCCGTTTCTTCTTCGACAGAAAATCCAAACCTCGCCATAAACTGGACTCCCCGCATGATCCTCAGCGGGTCCTCGATGAAAGCTTCTTTTCGGTTTACTCTGAGAATATGTTTTTCCAGGTCTTCGATCCCTCCCAGAGGATCGATCAATCTCATCGTCGCGAGATCGAGTGCCATCGAATTGATCGTAAAATCCCTTCTGACAAGATCGTCCTCAAGGGAAACACTGCTGTCGAACCGGACGTCGAATTCTCTGTGCCCCGGGCCGGTGCTTGTCTCTTTTCTGGGGAATGAGATATCGACTGTGTCCGAACCTTCAGGAGTGAACTTGATGACTCCGAACGATCTGCCGACAAGGTCGGTCTTTCCAAATCTGCCAAGGATATCGAGAAGTCTATCTGCTTCTATTCCGTGAACCAGGTAATCCGTATCAACCGAAACGATATCTTTTCCAAGGATCAGGTCCCTTACCGCTCCACCGACCAGGGAGAGGCCGCATATCTCAAGGATCGACCTCTCCCACGGATGGTGTTCTCTTCCCAGCGAAATCTTCAGATCACGTTTCATACACTGGAATGTACCTAAACGCGACTCTTCCGGTCAACATCTTAACCGCGCTGATCAATGATAGCCCCCGGTTCTTCTTCAGGTTCAGGATGCTGTGCCTGTTCATCGTACATCCCCTCCCGGCTTGCTACCGTATCTTCCGGCGATCTGCGCCGGGATTCCTTTTTGGCACTATTCCTGAGTTCCGGCGGTGTAGATCCTTCCGCCTCCCTGATCCTTACGACCCGGTTCCCCGGATTAGGATTATTCAACCTGGCAGCCTGCTCAGGTTGCAGATCGGCCCGGATCTCCTGCCCACCGGCACCCCGGTTCGCGGCCGGATTCAGCAGCACCATACAGAACCTCCTTTTCAGGGTTTCCGTCTGTGTTGCTTCTGTATCGATTTTCGGCAGATTACCGGCGGCCTTTAACATTTTCGGGAAAATATTTCCGCATCAGAGACCGATTGGGAGCGAAAAGAGGGGGAAAATTCGTCTTATCCAGCCCCCCGAGGCCATCCCCTAGAAAGATATGGTGCCGAGGGTGGGACTTGAACCCACACGATGCCAAGCATCAGCGGATTTTAAGTCCGCTGCGTCTACCAGTTCCGCCACCCCGGCACGAAGGTAAAGTTATAATGGAATCCTGCTTTCTTCAAGCGAAAATGACCAGTGACTATCGCAACGAGGAGGAGATATAAGTTGGAGGCGGCAACCGGATTCGAACCGGTGATAACGATTTTGCAGACCGTCGCCTTAGCCACTTGGCTATGCCGCCTCAATAAACTGGAGCGGGAAACGGGGTTCGAACCCGCGACCTCAACCTTGGCAAGGTTGCGCTCTACCAGCTGAGCTATTCCCGCTCTCCATTCCTGACTTAATTTTTCTATAGACTATATAAATAAAGCTTTATCCGCTTGTCAACCTCATTCCTGTTTTCCCGACAGTCTTTTGATACATTTTTATGTATTCCCTCGCTGAATTCTCCCACGAGTGATCTTCCTTCATTATTCTTTTTCTCGTCCTGGTCACGGCGGCCTTGTCACTGAAGAACTTAAGCGCCCTTTCGACAGTTTCTATCAGCGCCTTGGGAGTATACTCCTCAAAGGTAAAACCGTTCCCCCTGTTACCTTTTGGCGAGAGTTCGCTGATCGTATCCTTTAGACCCCCGGTGGCTCTTACGATAGGGATCGTCCCGTATCGCAGGGAGTACATCTGGTTCAGACCGCACGGTTCATACTTCGACGGCATCATGAAAAAATCGCTTCCAGCTTCGATAAGATGAGCAAGCCTGTTACTGAACGCGAGCTTGATCCCGAGTTTTGATGGATATTTTGCCGCCAGTTCGGTATAGAGTTCGTGATATTTTTTCTGGCCGGTTCCAAGGATTACGAATTTAAGATCATCTTTCATCAGGTCTTCGAAAGCTTCCGAAAGGATATCAAAACCTTTCTGGTCGACAAGTCTCGATACAATACCGATCACGGGATCATCACCGGTGGGCAGTCCGAACTCGGTGAGAAGTTCGTCTCGGTTTTCCCTCTTCCCTTCAAGATCTTCAACAGAAAAATGATGCGACAGATTTTCATCTGTCTCCGGGTCCCAGGCACTCGGATCGATCCCGTTGAGAATACCGTTAAGGTCTTCCTTCCTGTATGTAAGGACACCTTCAAGGCCATACCCGTATTCCTCGTCCTCTGATATCTCGTCGGCGTAAGCCTTGCTGACCGTACTAATCGTTCCGGAAAACAGCAGGGCCATCTTCATTAAATTCACCCGTCCCCAGAATTCGAATGGACTCATCGGCTGAAAAAGCTCTTTACCTATCCCTGCTTTCTCAAGAAAATCCGGTTCGAAAGTTCCCTGATATGCGAGATTATGGACGCTGAAAACTGTTCCTGTATATTCGAACAGTCCATTATTCTCTTCTTCCAGCGAAAGATAGACCGGTATCAATCCAGAATGAAAATCGTTACAGTGAATAATATCCGGTTTCAACCCCAGTATCTTGATCGCTTCTATGACCGCCCTGTTAAAGAAGATCACCCTCTCATCCTCGTCCTTGTAGGCTTCCCCCGTCTCCGGGACAGTATAGATACCCTTGCGTCCATAGAAATGCTCGTTGTCTATAAAATAGACCCTGATCTGCGTACCCGGTTTCAGCGTGGAACAGAGTCCGAATTCAATGTCGGTACCGTTCACTGGAACCCTCATCTTCTCAATGCCCTTTTCCTCTTTTATGCCGAATTTTTTCCTGTCGACCTCGGAATAAAGGGGAGTGAATATGACAAGGTCGCAACCGAGTTTTTCAAGCTCATCCGGGAGGGCTCCGATAACATCTGCAAGCCCGCCTACTTTTGAAAACGGCACCATTTCGGTTGAGACAAGAACTACCTTCATCTGTTTTTCAGCCATCTTTATTCCTCGACCTTCTGCGGCTCTTTGTTACCCTCTAGAGAGGAAGATATATCAATATTGCGCAATACTTCTGCGGCGTCTTCAGGTGGTGTCGGATTAATATAGAAACCGCTGCCCCATTCGAATCCCGCAACTCTCGTAAGCTTCGGCATGATCTCTATATGCCAGTGATAATAATCCAGGTCGGGCTGATCGCACGGCGCTGTATGTATTATCAAGTTAAACGGAGGAGCATCAAGGGCCAGATCTATCCTGAGAAGAACGTTCTTCATTATATCGGCCAGACCGGCGAAAAGATCGGCCGGCGTATTCTCATAAGAGGATATATGCTTCAGAGGAAGTACCCATGTCTCGTAGGGAAACCTTGCGGCATATGGAGCAAGGGCGATAAAATTCTCGTTCTGGTATACGATCCTTTTCTTTTCCCTTATCTCCTGCTTGAGCATATCGCAATATACGCATCTTTCCTTAAGGTTGTAATGGAATTTCGCCCCGTTCAGTTCCTCGACAGCCCGCTTCGGTATGATCGGTGTCGCGATAAGCTGCATGTGAGAATGTTCGAGGGACGCGCCCGCCTCTTCTCCCCAGTTCTTGAACACGAGAATATACTTGAACCTTGAATCTCTTTTCAGGTCCAGGCACCGTTCTCTCAACGCCCAGAATACCGATTCCACGTGATCGACATCGAGATGGTGGAGATTCTTCGCATGGTCCGGCGATTCGATCAGGACCTCGTGTGCTCCGACACCTCTCATCCGGTCGTAGATCCCGTCGCCACTTTTATCAAGTTCCCCTTCTATCTGCAACGCGGGAAACTTGTTCGGCACTACCCTGATCGTCCACCCTTCCTTGTCCGGAAGTGATTGAGGAGTCCTGTATGCCAGGACTTCTTTAGGAGTCTTGTCTTCATTTCCATTGCAAAAAGGGCAAAAACCACCTTTCAGCGGGCGTTTTTCCCTCTTGAAATCGTCGGGCCTCTTACCCCTTTCCGTCGAGATGATCACCCATCTTTCCAGTATGGGGCTTTTTCGCAACTCAGGCATGGATGCTATACTCCTTATGTTGACAACAAGCTATTTCCTTACAGTGGTATTAACTATCCAGCAATCGGGATATCCATCGACAAGTTTTTTCCTGGCTTGTGAGGCATCTTCCCTCGTCAGGAAGTCACCGACTCGCACTTTGTACATTCCATCCTCAAACTCTATATATACTGCAAGACCTGTTCCCGCCATGATATTATTTTTCAGTTCGCCTGCTTTCCCCAGATCGGAAGAGGCGAAAACCTGTATCCTGTAACCTGTATCGTAATTTGAGGCTTCCACCGCCGCTTCGGAGAGATCCTTGACCGTGAAAGAATCGACCGATATCTTTTCCTCAAAATCAAGATTCTCGATCTTCTTATCGATCACCTCGTCTTCGAGGATCTCATCCTCCAGATCGTACACGAGTTCTTCCGCCTGTTCCTCCACCTTCGTCTCCGAAACCACCCGCTTCGAAGGGGTCTTTTCCCGTTCTACCACGACAGGGACTCTACCGGATACTTCGGACCGGGTACACCCAAGCTGAAGCAAAAGAATTATTGCCGCGTTAATGAATAAAACAGCTGAAATAATCCTGCAGGATTTCCGCATTGTACGTCCTCCCATCCGAAAAAGCTCAAATGCGCTTCGCCACTAACTAACAAATAAACGTGGCGATGTCAATGAAATATGGACTACGAACCCTGGCGCCCGTAGAGAATATCGAGGTAGAACCTTTCTGTCCTTTCTGTTATCAGATCCCAGTTATATTCGATCTCAACCTTTTTCCTTCCTTCCTTTCCCAGCTTTTCCCGTTCTTCTTCGGTGAGGGATAACATCTCCTTCAGAGCGCGCGTAAGATCGCCGGGATCGTCGTGGATAAAGGTCAACGATGAGCCGCCGGCGACCTCAAGATTTTCGGGGATATCGCTTATCAGGACCGGCCTGGAAAAACTCATCGCCTCCATGAGCGAGATCGGCAATCCTTCTACGGTCGACGGCAGAACATAAAACGCGCAATGAGCGTATAGTTCGTCGAGTTCAGCACCTGAGATATATCCTGGAAAGATCACTCTTTCATCAGCTTTTTCATGAAGAGTCCTGGCGTACCGCGTCTCAAAACGCTCATCCCCGACTATGACAAGCTTCAAGGGTGTATCGACAGCCTGGTACGCTTCTATCAGCGAATGGAATCCCCTCTCGATAATGAACCTGCCTACGGTAAGGATATATCCTCCCTTTTTAAGGCCCAATCCGGAAGAATCCGCAAATTCAGGCATTTCGCGCAGGGAAGCGCCATTCGGTATATATTCGACCCTTCTTCCGTATTTTCCCGATAGCTGGGCGGTCATAAGCTTTGATACGGCGATCGTCGCGGACGAGTTCTTTACCGCGCATCTCTCGCCAAACCGTAACATCGATTTGGCCAGCTTTCCCCACTTTATCTGCCTGTAATCCAGAGCGTGTATTGTCGACACTGTTTTCTTTCCTGAAACACGAGGGATCACGTTGAAGATCGAGGGGCCTATTCCATGAAAATGGACGATATCATAATCCCTGAAAATGGAAACGAACGAAGAAAGAAAAGAGTTGGTCGCCGTATCCAGATTTTTTGTCCGAACAGACGGAAGGATCTCGATCTTCATTCCAAGATATTCGGCCTGCTGACTGAACGGCTTTCTTCCGAAAACAGTCACATTGTGCCCTCTGCTGACGAGTCGCCTTCCGATCTCCTCTACATGCCGCTCTATTCCGCCGAATAACGCCGGCAGACCTTTTGATCCAATGATAGCTATATTCAATTTCCCGTTACTTTCCTGTTTCCGCCGGAATCCACGCCACAAAGATCAGGTCACCGAGATTCCCGCTCCGAGCAACAGCCTCGCCCAGTTTTTAAGTATCCACCAGATGGGGCGAATGGGATTTCTCTTCATCGAGACTCTCGCGGTGCATATCATCCAGCATGGAAGCCTGCAGCTGTCAACAGCCTTTCTTGCCTTCTCCGCCTTTTCACTGTTCCATATCTCCTTGAACGAAGATTCGTTGAGGTTGCCCATCTCTTTCTCGAGAGTAAGGCATGGATACACTTTTCCCTCTGGATCGATGAAGACCGAATCGCGTCCCGCCCTGCATCCAAGCGCTCTTTCTCCGGCCATGTTGTATCTCAGTACTCCGGAGTAGAAATACGCCCTCAACCATCTTTTAGGGCTTAGACTGAAAAGTTCCTTTTTCATCACGTATTTCAATTCCCGTTCGAGATCCCCGGGATCAACTTGTTGGTTGTCTGAAGTCGAAAAATAAAACTCCGAATTCTGCACAACCGAAGTAGTGAACTGGTATCCGTATTGCCTTGAGAGATCGTACACGGCGCCGAGATGCTTCACGTTCTCCTTTTGAGCTGTGAATGCCACTCGGACGTTCCTGTACCCTATTCTTTTAAGTTGATTGAGGGTTTCGAGGACTTTCTCAAACCCCCCGTCGACTCCTCTTATCCTGTCGTGTACTTCGCCGATACCATCAAGGGAAACTGCGATCCCGACCTTTTTTGATATTGCCAACAATTTCGGCGCGACGTGCGCGATCTTCTTGCTCTGAAAACCGTTAGTTGAGATCACAATCCTCGGATTTTCGGCTTTTTCATGTATCTCCCTGACAAGTTCGACGATATCATCCCTCAGGAACGGTTCTCCGCCGGTAATATTGACATCATTCAGCGTTTCGGGCAGGCTGGTATAGGCCGCGGCCGGCATCTCCGCTCCGGGAGGCAGCTTCCAGATATTGCACATATTACACCTGGAATCACATCTGTATGTTATCGCCGTGACTGCATCGATAGGAAGATGCATCATATCACCTGCTTTCGGGAATCATCTTTTTCAATCAAAAAGTCCTGCATAGCCTTCTATCATCCTGTCTACGGAAAAATCCCTTATTACCCTATCTCTGGCCTTTCGACCTATTTCTTCCCTGAATGTTCTCTCCTTGCTCAACCGTATCATATTTTCCGCAAGCGCTCCGACATCTCCGCTTTCAATGAGGATCCCTTCCCTACCGTCTTCGAGCATCTCCGGAATCGATCCAACCGCGGTAGATATCACGGGCAGTCCCGTTGCCATCGCCTCCAGGATGGTGAGAGGAAATGTTTCGACAACGGGAAACGATGAGAGTATTGCTACATCAGTCGCCGCTAAAATCGATTCCGTGTCTTCTCTCCTTCCAAGGAATTTCAATGTCCCTTGCGAAAGAAGCCTGTCCGCGGCTTTTTTAAGCCCAGTTTCCATGGGACCCTCTCCCACTATAAGAAACCTGAAACGACCCCCTTCACTTTCCGCTATCTTCAAAGCAGCCTCGATGAACATCATATGGTTCTTTTCCGGTCTCAACGCGGCGATTATTGTGACAACGAAATCCTCATCAGACAGGCCGAGCAATTTTTTAGCCCCTTTCTTCTCCCGCGTCTCAACCGGATGGAAACGTGCAATATCCACACCATTATTTATTATTACGAGCCTGTCATCGGATACGCCCTCATTTTCGGAAAGGAAATCCCTGTGATTATCCGCAAGAGCAATCACCTTGTCGTAACTGCCCAGAACGAGCCTGTCTGTCCAATTGAAGATCTTGCCCGTCTTCCACAACCCTGTCGAATGGACAGAGAGGACTTTTCGCCTGCCATCGATGAATTTCGTCGCGATCGCCGTAAGGAAAATAGCATCGTGATGATCGAGGACGATAATGCCCGCGCCTGGATATCTTTTAAGTACTCCGGCAAGACGGAAAACGGCGAGTGGGTCATACCTCGCGCCCGCGAGGCGCGAAAAAGTCCGGATTCCCGACGAGGCGATTGCTTCGCCCACTTCGCCTGGCTCTCTCAGGCAGACCAGGACCGGTTCCAGACGATGGCGCGGAAGGAGCTCGCAAAGGGCTTTTACGATCACCTCGGCTCCGCCCGTCACGAGGGTGGAACAGACAATAATCAGATTTTTATCCTTACCGGTCGAATTCATAAAGGGAGCCTTTAAAGATAAGGCGCCTCTCTCCGGCCCTGTTTGCACTTCAGGTCGACAAGCTTCCCCTGTACTCTGGCGGGGTTGCCATACGCGAGGACTCCGGGAGGTAGATCCCTGGTCACCACGGAACCGCTCCCGACTAGCGTTCCTTCGCCTATCGTCACATAAGGTACGACAGTAACGTTGACGCCCAGCCTGCATCCCTTTTTCAAAACGGGTCCTCGCATACATTCGCCGGAATCGGGGCATCCAGGGTGGATATCATTGGCTATCGTGACTCCTGGCGCCATGAAAACATCATCCTCGATCACTGTGAACTGGGCTACATAGATATTGCAGTGTATCTTTACATTATTTCCTATTGTGCATCCGTAATCTATTACCGAGTTGTTCCAGATCGAAAAATGATCACCTATGGTATTCTGTTCGCGGATCACGACATTATGACCTGTCTCGAATTGAGTCCCAATGATCGATCCGGCATAGATAACCGATCCGCTCCTGATCCTCGCCTTCTCGCCGATATCGAGCCTGTCGCTGATATTCTTTCTTGGCGAGAGATAACCTATGATCGCTTCCGGGTCGATCGAAGATCCATCTCCCAGATGTACCTGTCCCAGTCTTTCCGGGTTCTTTTCGGGTTTCATACTGTCCATCCTGATCTAAGTTAAAGATTTCGGATACTCGATCTCGATCTGTCTGCCGTTTTCCATGATCGACCGGTCGATCGCGTCAAGAACCAGCAGTACTTCAAGACCGTGCCTGCCGCTGCTTCTCATCTCTTTTCCCGCGATACAATCGAGAAAATGCTGACACTCTATCTTCAACGGCTCGGCATCATCGAGCTTGGGGATGGAAATATCACCGTATCTGTAGGAAAGTTGAAACTCTCCGAAAGTGTCGTAGTGAGGAATCACGTCGACGCCCTTGTCATAAATACGGATCTTCTCCAGGCTTGCGACATCATCATATAAAAGCATTTTTTTGCTTCCGACGACAGTCGTTTTCCTTATCTTGTTAGGATTAAGCCATGATACCTGAAGATTCGCAAGTACTGAACCGGGGTATGTCAAAGTGACGAAAGCG
This genomic interval carries:
- the dnaK gene encoding molecular chaperone DnaK, whose protein sequence is MSKIIGIDLGTTNSCVSVIEGGEPVIIPNPEGGRTTPSIVGFKDSQKLVGMLAKRQAITNPEDTIYSIKRFMGRKFSEVSTEISEVSYKIKKGPSGDVRVEAGGKEYSPPEISAMVLQYLKEAAEKYLGEKVTKAVITVPAYFNDSQRQATKDAGKIAGLEVERIINEPTAASLAYGLEKKGEKTIVVFDLGGGTFDVSVLELGENVFEVKATNGDGHLGGDDFDQKIIEWLSEEFKKDQGIDLTTDPMALQRLREAAEKAKCELSTVTQTDINLPFITADAAGPKHLNVKLSRAKFESLTDSLIERTVQPCKNAIKDAKINLSEIDEVILVGGTTRIPAVKAKVKEIFGKEPHEGVNPDEVVALGAAIQGGVLAGDVHDVLLLDVTPLSLGIETLGGVMTRLINRNSTIPTTKSEIFSTAADNQTTVEIHVLQGEREMAAANKSIGRFQLAGIPPAQRGIPQIEVTFDIDANGILNVTAKDKATGKEQKIIIQASSGLSEDDIERMVHEAEEHAAEDKANREMIDLRNQADQLSYQTEKQMEEYKEKIPSSDFDEMRKSLEELKEASKTEDKERIKQAIDSHNAIWQKAAQAMYQSAAGEQQHQEPKQQGGSSSGGEKEDKDDQVVDAEFEVIDDEEKK
- a CDS encoding HD domain-containing protein; the encoded protein is MKRDLKISLGREHHPWERSILEICGLSLVGGAVRDLILGKDIVSVDTDYLVHGIEADRLLDILGRFGKTDLVGRSFGVIKFTPEGSDTVDISFPRKETSTGPGHREFDVRFDSSVSLEDDLVRRDFTINSMALDLATMRLIDPLGGIEDLEKHILRVNRKEAFIEDPLRIMRGVQFMARFGFSVEEETGKLMARYAPALETVSNERIRLELEKMMRYAEKPGDGFIFMHERGILDFIIPELDETWGIEQNEYHIDDIFMHSVKSCDLAGKRQEVRWAALLHDLGKKKMKQEKDGRVIFYRHELESSKIATEILRRLIFPNSFVKYVSHLVLHHMFYITDEWSDAAVRRFIARVGVEAIEDLFSLRMADGLSRGDLDIGREVGISRKRVDDVLAADSVFKIKDLAINGNDIMKITGKASGKRIGEILDALLEMVIDDPSINTRENLTTIVREDLN
- a CDS encoding glycogen synthase, whose amino-acid sequence is MAEKQMKVVLVSTEMVPFSKVGGLADVIGALPDELEKLGCDLVIFTPLYSEVDRKKFGIKEEKGIEKMRVPVNGTDIEFGLCSTLKPGTQIRVYFIDNEHFYGRKGIYTVPETGEAYKDEDERVIFFNRAVIEAIKILGLKPDIIHCNDFHSGLIPVYLSLEEENNGLFEYTGTVFSVHNLAYQGTFEPDFLEKAGIGKELFQPMSPFEFWGRVNLMKMALLFSGTISTVSKAYADEISEDEEYGYGLEGVLTYRKEDLNGILNGIDPSAWDPETDENLSHHFSVEDLEGKRENRDELLTEFGLPTGDDPVIGIVSRLVDQKGFDILSEAFEDLMKDDLKFVILGTGQKKYHELYTELAAKYPSKLGIKLAFSNRLAHLIEAGSDFFMMPSKYEPCGLNQMYSLRYGTIPIVRATGGLKDTISELSPKGNRGNGFTFEEYTPKALIETVERALKFFSDKAAVTRTRKRIMKEDHSWENSAREYIKMYQKTVGKTGMRLTSG
- the galT gene encoding galactose-1-phosphate uridylyltransferase encodes the protein MPELRKSPILERWVIISTERGKRPDDFKREKRPLKGGFCPFCNGNEDKTPKEVLAYRTPQSLPDKEGWTIRVVPNKFPALQIEGELDKSGDGIYDRMRGVGAHEVLIESPDHAKNLHHLDVDHVESVFWALRERCLDLKRDSRFKYILVFKNWGEEAGASLEHSHMQLIATPIIPKRAVEELNGAKFHYNLKERCVYCDMLKQEIREKKRIVYQNENFIALAPYAARFPYETWVLPLKHISSYENTPADLFAGLADIMKNVLLRIDLALDAPPFNLIIHTAPCDQPDLDYYHWHIEIMPKLTRVAGFEWGSGFYINPTPPEDAAEVLRNIDISSSLEGNKEPQKVEE
- a CDS encoding SPOR domain-containing protein, which gives rise to MRKSCRIISAVLFINAAIILLLQLGCTRSEVSGRVPVVVEREKTPSKRVVSETKVEEQAEELVYDLEDEILEDEVIDKKIENLDFEEKISVDSFTVKDLSEAAVEASNYDTGYRIQVFASSDLGKAGELKNNIMAGTGLAVYIEFEDGMYKVRVGDFLTREDASQARKKLVDGYPDCWIVNTTVRK
- a CDS encoding glycosyltransferase family 4 protein; translated protein: MNIAIIGSKGLPALFGGIERHVEEIGRRLVSRGHNVTVFGRKPFSQQAEYLGMKIEILPSVRTKNLDTATNSFLSSFVSIFRDYDIVHFHGIGPSIFNVIPRVSGKKTVSTIHALDYRQIKWGKLAKSMLRFGERCAVKNSSATIAVSKLMTAQLSGKYGRRVEYIPNGASLREMPEFADSSGLGLKKGGYILTVGRFIIERGFHSLIEAYQAVDTPLKLVIVGDERFETRYARTLHEKADERVIFPGYISGAELDELYAHCAFYVLPSTVEGLPISLMEAMSFSRPVLISDIPENLEVAGGSSLTFIHDDPGDLTRALKEMLSLTEEEREKLGKEGRKKVEIEYNWDLITERTERFYLDILYGRQGS